CCGTCAGGAGCGCGCGCATGCGCTTGCCGTGCTGCCGCATCTAGCCCTCCACCTCGACGCCCATCGAGCGCGCCGTCCCCGCGATGATCTTCTTTGCAGCTTCGATTTCGTTCGCGTTGAGATCGGGCATCTTGATCTTCGCGATCTCTTCGAGCTGCGCGTGCGTTAGCTTGCCGACCTTGTTACGATTGGGCTCCTTGCTCCCCGACTCGATCTTTGCCGCCTGCTTGATCAGGAACGACGCCGGCGGCGTCTTCGTAATGAAGGTGAACGTCCGGTCCTCAAAGACCGTGATCTCGACGGGGATGATCATCCCCGCCTGCGCTGCGGTACGTTCGTTGTACTGCTTGCAGAAATCCATGATGTTCAAGCTATACGGGCCAAGCGCTGGACCGATCGGCGGCGCGGGCGTCGCCTTGCCGGCCGGAATCTGTAAGCCGATTTTTCCTACGACCTTTTTTGCCATGCTTTTAGACTTTCTCTACCTGGAAGAACTCTAACTCGACGGGCGTTTCGCGGCCGAAGATCGAGATCAGCGCGCGCAGGCGCTCCTTCTCCGGCTGGATGTCGTCGACGATGCCCGTGAAATCGAAGAATGGACCGGACGTCACCTTCACGCGATCGCCCTTCTTGAAGTCGATCTTGAGCTTCGGAGCTTCGATGCCCATCTGCTTCAGAATCGTTTTGACTTCTTTCTCTTGCAGCGCAACCGGCTTCTCGCCGGGTCCGGGGCTGCCCACGAAGCCCGTCACGCCTTGCGTGTTGCGTACGACGAACCACGATTGATCGTCCATGACCATCTCGACCAAGACGTAGCCAGGGAAGACTTTCTTGGGCGTGATCTTGCGCTTGCCGTCTTTGAACTCGACTTCGTCTTCCATCGGAACGAGCACGCGGAAGATCTTGTCTTGCATGCCCATCGAGTGGATACGGCGCTCGAGATTCGCCTTGACTTTGTTTTCGTAACCGGAGTACGTGTGCACGACGAACCAGTTACGCCCGTCCTTCGGGGCAGCTTGCGCCGGCGATTCCGCTTCCTGCTCCTGCTCGACTTCCGGCTCGTGCACGGGCCCCAGTTCGTGCTCGGGCTCTGCCGTCGGCGCGAAGACGTCGCCGAACGGATTTTGCTCGGGCAACAGGTGTTCCACTTACACTCCCCCTCCCAGGCTCGGATGAATCCAGGAGAAGATGTATCCAAATGCCTGGTCGAGCGCCCAGGTGAACAGGCCGATCCCGATTACCAGCGCAAGGGTCAACACCGTTGCGGAGATCCACTCTTCGCTCGTCGGCCATGTGACGCGACGCAACTCGGCGATGACGCCGCGAA
Above is a genomic segment from Candidatus Dormiibacterota bacterium containing:
- the rplK gene encoding 50S ribosomal protein L11, producing MAKKVVGKIGLQIPAGKATPAPPIGPALGPYSLNIMDFCKQYNERTAAQAGMIIPVEITVFEDRTFTFITKTPPASFLIKQAAKIESGSKEPNRNKVGKLTHAQLEEIAKIKMPDLNANEIEAAKKIIAGTARSMGVEVEG
- the nusG gene encoding transcription termination/antitermination protein NusG; the encoded protein is MHTYSGYENKVKANLERRIHSMGMQDKIFRVLVPMEDEVEFKDGKRKITPKKVFPGYVLVEMVMDDQSWFVVRNTQGVTGFVGSPGPGEKPVALQEKEVKTILKQMGIEAPKLKIDFKKGDRVKVTSGPFFDFTGIVDDIQPEKERLRALISIFGRETPVELEFFQVEKV
- the secE gene encoding preprotein translocase subunit SecE — translated: MRLGEHMSEQKKSAMGRSLATANRRAAALGGADFFRGVIAELRRVTWPTSEEWISATVLTLALVIGIGLFTWALDQAFGYIFSWIHPSLGGGV